The following nucleotide sequence is from Tardiphaga sp. 709.
CCGCGCCATCGTGCCGGGCGCGGTGATGAGCGTGCGTCCAGTCGGCGTGCTCTTGATGGAAGACGAAGGCGGCCTCGATGAGAAGATCATCGCGGTGCCGACCTCGAAGCTGACCCAGCGCTACGACAAGGTGAAGAACTACAGCGATCTGCCGGAGATCACGCTGCAGCAGATTCAGCACTTCTTCGAGCACTACAAGGATCTCGAGCCCGGCAAGTGGGTCAAGGTGGTGCGCTGGGGCGATGCCGCCGACGCGCAGCGCCTGATCATGGA
It contains:
- the ppa gene encoding inorganic diphosphatase — protein: MRLDAIPLGAKAPHEVNVVIEVQVGGEPIKYEMDKESGALFVDRFLYTPMRYPGNYGFIPHTLSGDGDPCDVLIANTRAIVPGAVMSVRPVGVLLMEDEGGLDEKIIAVPTSKLTQRYDKVKNYSDLPEITLQQIQHFFEHYKDLEPGKWVKVVRWGDAADAQRLIMEGVERAKAAKTK